Within Bacillus sp. BGMRC 2118, the genomic segment TCACTGACACTCTTCACTCCGAGTCAATCCTTTGCCTGTTCATGTATGGCTCCTGGTACAGTGGAAGAAGAATTTAATAGAGCAAATTCCGTCTTTTCAGGTAAGGTGATTCGAATAGAGGAAAACAGTTCCTCTCCAGACAACCTTACACCAATAAAGGTTGTTTTTGAAGTGAAGAACACGTGGAAAGGGACGCAGGATTCAGAAGTAGCCGTTTATACGGGAACTGATTCAGCAAGTTGCGGATATTCCTTTGTTCAAGGAAAGAAGTATTTGGTCTATGCCAGTGAATCAGATGGACATATGACAACATCTCTATGCTCCATTACAAAGCCTTTAGCAGCCGCAGATGAAGACTTATCGATATTAAAAGATGGTGAAAAACCAACGAACATCACCAAAGTGCCCGAGCAAACAAATTCAGGTGTTACTTGGATCATTCTAGCCTGTTTATTAATAGCTGCGATTAGCTATTCTATTATGAGAGTTATGAAGAAAGAGTAACCTCTACGAAGTTACTCTTTTTATTTTATCTCATTTCGTAACTCTATTCTTCCTTTGACGAAACCATTAAATTGAACGTGTTATTCTCTTTTCAACATATTTTTATATGATCCTCTCATTACTCTCTTTATGTCTCATTAAAAAATAAGCTGTAATCCAAGAAGTGATCGGAATGACAATTGTCACCCCAATTCCCGCACAAAGAATTGTTATCATCTCTGCACTAAATATCTTTGAATTTACCACTTCTCCAATTGAGTACGACAAATCTTTAAACCAGATTAATAACGCTAAGTACCCACCAAAAAAGGCAAAAAACAGTGTGTTTGTACTAGTTCCTAATATATCTCTGCCGATACTTAATCCAGATAGAAATAGTTCCTTACGACTCAAATGTGGATTATGAAAATGAATCTCTCGCATAGGTGATGATATAGCCATTGCTGCATCTGTAATGGCACCTATTGTACTCATGATAATGACAGCAGAAGCAATCTTCACAAAATCTAGTCCAATATAAAAAGAAAACATTCCAAGCTCCTCGACTTCTTCCTCACCAAAGCCCTGTATCATGGCCGTGTTCGTAATAAAAAGGATGAAGATCAGTAAAATAACAGTCGAAACAATCGTTGCGACAAAAGCCGGCTTCGTC encodes:
- a CDS encoding YibE/F family protein, encoding MNVLVVLGGILFLLMALIGGGKGVRSFVAIFLNFGVVLITVILMNDPKLDPVILTIVACLFISCINLFFINEVNSKTKPAFVATIVSTVILLIFILFITNTAMIQGFGEEEVEELGMFSFYIGLDFVKIASAVIIMSTIGAITDAAMAISSPMREIHFHNPHLSRKELFLSGLSIGRDILGTSTNTLFFAFFGGYLALLIWFKDLSYSIGEVVNSKIFSAEMITILCAGIGVTIVIPITSWITAYFLMRHKESNERII